A part of Aquaspirillum sp. LM1 genomic DNA contains:
- the prmA gene encoding 50S ribosomal protein L11 methyltransferase, with protein sequence MSWLQVTLDTDSAVAEKLADALMELGALSAAIEDAAAGTDAEEPIFGEPGEPVDRMWRTSRILALFNPEQDIALLIAAAAGECGLSTPSWQVEEVAEQDWVRATQAQFDPIRISDRLWITPTWHDAPNPDAINLQLDPGLAFGTGSHPTTRLCLQWLDRELSPGASVLDYGCGSGILAIAALKLGAGRALGVDIDPQAVQASRDNAVQNSVEADFYLPGQLPDVETDVVVANILANPLRLLGALLTRHVRVGGHIVLSGILAEQADEIQAIYQQWFDMDAPVFDDGWTCLSGRKR encoded by the coding sequence ATGAGCTGGCTGCAAGTCACCCTCGACACCGATTCCGCCGTGGCGGAAAAACTCGCCGATGCGCTGATGGAGCTGGGCGCGCTGTCCGCCGCAATTGAAGACGCCGCTGCCGGCACCGATGCCGAAGAACCGATTTTTGGCGAACCCGGCGAACCGGTGGACCGCATGTGGCGTACCAGCCGCATTCTGGCGCTGTTCAACCCGGAACAGGACATCGCCCTGCTGATTGCCGCCGCCGCCGGCGAGTGCGGGCTGAGCACGCCCAGCTGGCAGGTGGAAGAAGTGGCCGAGCAGGACTGGGTACGCGCCACCCAGGCCCAGTTCGACCCGATCCGCATTTCTGACCGGCTGTGGATCACCCCCACCTGGCACGACGCGCCCAACCCGGACGCGATCAACCTGCAGCTTGATCCTGGCCTGGCGTTTGGCACCGGCAGCCATCCCACCACCCGGCTGTGCTTGCAATGGCTGGACCGCGAACTGAGCCCCGGTGCATCAGTGCTGGACTACGGCTGCGGCTCGGGCATTCTGGCCATTGCCGCGCTCAAGCTGGGCGCAGGCCGGGCGCTGGGCGTGGACATCGACCCACAGGCAGTACAGGCCAGCCGCGACAATGCCGTGCAAAACAGCGTGGAAGCCGATTTTTACCTGCCTGGCCAGTTGCCCGACGTGGAAACCGACGTAGTCGTGGCCAATATCCTGGCCAATCCGCTGCGCTTGCTGGGCGCCTTGCTCACCCGCCATGTGCGCGTGGGTGGGCACATTGTGCTGTCGGGCATCCTGGCCGAACAGGCTGACGAAATCCAGGCCATCTACCAGCAATGGTTTGACATGGACGCACCGGTGTTTGACGACGGCTGGACCTGCCTGTCCGGACGCAAACGCTGA
- a CDS encoding DUF3426 domain-containing protein encodes MYITQCPHCQTRFKVQPGQLDVCDGQVRCGRCSTVFDARASLEPVDNAPAVAPSAPAPTPASSQPSSPSQLAAEDALPAEAGHLVRALANAPQNGQWSSPAPQDEATAIPLPADRDLDRISKNIDLELPDFAAPAPRKPAGRQEPVLRPDPLPRHATPPASSKPAAPAPAPSPAPAPAKQPEVIPDEQDDDAFLKKLQAARQHLNAAPASEAKAEPAPSGGRVEPSFKTEVLPDDDDDDDGAIYQGRPQAADPKVEPAPFIAHSAEVLKNTPADKPGKKFSLPSFSLPKFSLPKINFPAFNFPAAAPKAGGGRLLWLWTAASVVAALAFIVQVVYVYRTPIAAELPGSRGVLESLCKGFGCSVPLPRRSELLRTEYSELAAVPDQPNLIRVSATVRNQAAYPQAYPHLELTLKDAEDHVLSRKVFDPKAYLNKNDFALGQFNGNSEVKVNMQLDIGMLRASGYSLMWFYP; translated from the coding sequence ATGTACATCACGCAATGCCCGCACTGCCAGACCCGCTTCAAGGTCCAGCCGGGTCAGCTTGACGTCTGCGACGGCCAGGTCCGCTGTGGTCGCTGTTCCACCGTGTTTGATGCCCGCGCATCGCTGGAGCCGGTGGATAACGCCCCGGCTGTCGCACCGTCCGCGCCAGCCCCGACGCCCGCCAGTTCCCAACCCAGCAGCCCCAGCCAGTTGGCGGCGGAAGACGCCTTGCCGGCAGAAGCCGGCCATCTGGTGCGAGCCCTGGCCAATGCCCCGCAAAACGGCCAGTGGAGCAGCCCGGCCCCGCAGGACGAAGCCACCGCCATTCCGCTGCCAGCGGATCGCGACCTCGACCGCATCAGCAAAAACATCGACCTGGAACTCCCTGATTTTGCCGCGCCAGCGCCCCGCAAGCCCGCAGGCCGCCAGGAGCCGGTGCTGCGCCCCGATCCGCTGCCACGCCACGCCACGCCGCCCGCCAGCAGCAAACCGGCGGCACCAGCCCCGGCCCCCAGCCCGGCCCCCGCACCAGCCAAGCAGCCAGAAGTCATCCCGGATGAACAGGACGACGACGCCTTCCTGAAAAAGCTGCAGGCAGCCCGTCAGCACCTGAACGCCGCGCCGGCCAGCGAAGCCAAGGCCGAACCGGCCCCCAGTGGAGGCCGGGTAGAACCCAGTTTCAAAACCGAAGTCTTGCCCGATGACGACGACGATGACGATGGTGCCATCTATCAGGGCCGGCCACAGGCGGCGGATCCCAAGGTGGAGCCGGCACCGTTTATCGCCCACAGCGCCGAGGTACTGAAAAACACCCCGGCAGACAAGCCGGGCAAAAAGTTCAGCCTGCCCAGCTTCAGCTTGCCCAAGTTCAGTCTGCCAAAGATCAACTTCCCGGCATTCAACTTCCCGGCAGCAGCACCCAAGGCCGGCGGTGGACGGCTGCTGTGGCTGTGGACCGCCGCCTCGGTAGTGGCCGCGCTGGCCTTTATCGTGCAGGTGGTGTACGTGTACCGCACGCCGATTGCCGCCGAACTGCCGGGCTCGCGCGGGGTGCTGGAATCGCTGTGCAAGGGCTTTGGCTGCTCGGTACCGTTGCCGCGCCGCAGTGAGCTGCTGCGCACCGAATACTCGGAACTGGCCGCCGTGCCCGACCAGCCCAATCTGATTCGGGTGTCCGCCACTGTGCGCAATCAGGCGGCTTATCCGCAAGCCTACCCGCATCTGGAGCTGACGCTGAAAGACGCCGAAGACCATGTGCTGTCGCGCAAGGTGTTCGACCCCAAGGCCTATCTGAACAAAAACGACTTTGCTCTGGGCCAGTTCAATGGCAACAGTGAAGTGAAGGTGAACATGCAGCTGGACATTGGCATGCTGCGTGCCAGCGGCTACAGCCTGATGTGGTTCTATCCATAA
- a CDS encoding isocitrate/isopropylmalate dehydrogenase family protein produces MKLCVMPGDGIGQEVAPVAVAALQRLLPELEVHTADAGWDCFVRTGQALPAASLAQAQACGAVLFGAVSSPARKVEGYRSPIVALRRALNAYANLRPVSPLPIPTARDDVRLLIVRENTEDLYIGEEQRDGDTATAIKRITAGASRRVARAACEVMRAQGLTRLTVVHKANIMPLTDGLFRDCCREVAAEYPEIVLNELLVDTAAYQLVRAPQQFQALVAPNLYGDILSDLAAAHGGGLGLAASLNLGEHGVAIAEPVHGSAPDIAGQGIANPVAALLSVALLLRYTWQRPTEAARLEHAVSATLAAGIATPDVLGTAGVGTQAFAEAVLARLG; encoded by the coding sequence ATGAAATTATGTGTGATGCCCGGCGACGGGATTGGTCAGGAAGTGGCACCGGTGGCGGTGGCCGCCTTGCAGCGGTTGCTGCCGGAGCTGGAAGTGCACACCGCCGACGCGGGCTGGGATTGCTTTGTCCGCACCGGCCAGGCCTTGCCGGCAGCCAGCCTGGCGCAGGCGCAGGCGTGCGGGGCGGTGCTGTTTGGCGCGGTCAGCTCGCCCGCGCGCAAGGTGGAAGGCTACCGTTCGCCAATTGTGGCGCTGCGCCGGGCGCTGAACGCCTACGCCAATCTGCGCCCGGTGTCGCCGCTGCCGATTCCCACTGCCCGCGACGATGTCCGTCTGCTGATTGTGCGGGAAAACACCGAAGACCTGTACATCGGCGAGGAACAGCGCGACGGCGACACCGCCACCGCCATCAAGCGGATTACCGCAGGCGCTTCGCGCCGGGTGGCTCGCGCCGCCTGCGAGGTGATGCGCGCCCAGGGCCTGACCCGGCTGACGGTGGTACACAAGGCCAATATCATGCCGCTGACCGACGGGCTGTTTCGCGACTGCTGTCGTGAGGTGGCGGCGGAATATCCGGAGATTGTGCTCAACGAGCTGCTGGTGGACACTGCCGCCTATCAGCTGGTGCGCGCGCCGCAGCAGTTTCAGGCCTTGGTGGCACCCAATCTGTATGGCGATATCCTGTCTGACCTGGCGGCGGCGCATGGCGGCGGGCTGGGGCTGGCGGCATCGCTGAACTTGGGCGAGCACGGCGTGGCGATTGCCGAGCCCGTGCATGGCTCGGCACCCGATATTGCCGGCCAGGGCATTGCCAATCCGGTGGCGGCACTGCTCAGCGTGGCCTTGCTATTGCGCTACACCTGGCAGCGCCCGACCGAAGCCGCTCGGCTGGAACACGCCGTTAGCGCCACGCTGGCAGCCGGCATTGCCACGCCGGATGTGCTGGGCACCGCCGGGGTGGGCACGCAGGCATTTGCCGAGGCAGTGCTGGCCCGGCTTGGTTAG
- a CDS encoding glycosyltransferase family 1 protein → MRIMIVTDAWRPQVNGVVRTLTETCRELGELGHNVSMITPLDFRTFPCPTYPDIRLSWRPYAKVAAMLKAFAPDAIHIATEGPLGLAARRWCMQHGLRFTTAYHTRFPEYIHARVRLPLSASYAFMRWFHGPSAAVMAPTPSIKTALEGWGFNNVVVWSRGVDTDLFCPGERDRLDDSIPPRFVYIGRVAVEKNIEAFLQLDLPGSKWVVGDGPLMESLKRRYPNVWFAGVYPQAELARFYRAADVFVFPSLTDTFGLVLLEAMACGTPVAAFPVAGPLDVVASSGAGVLSEDLRQACLDAMSLDRQKVRQYAEGFSWAAATRQFEAHLCPNASQALGQLSAA, encoded by the coding sequence ATGCGCATCATGATTGTCACCGACGCCTGGCGTCCGCAAGTCAACGGCGTGGTTCGCACCCTGACCGAAACCTGCCGCGAGCTGGGCGAACTGGGCCACAACGTGTCCATGATCACCCCGCTGGACTTTCGCACCTTTCCCTGCCCCACCTACCCGGACATCCGCCTGTCGTGGCGGCCTTATGCCAAGGTGGCAGCGATGCTGAAAGCGTTTGCCCCCGACGCCATTCACATTGCCACCGAAGGCCCGCTGGGTCTGGCGGCGCGGCGCTGGTGCATGCAGCATGGCCTGCGCTTCACCACGGCGTACCACACCCGCTTTCCTGAATACATCCACGCCCGCGTGCGCCTGCCGCTGTCGGCCAGCTATGCGTTCATGCGCTGGTTTCATGGCCCCAGCGCGGCAGTGATGGCACCCACGCCATCAATCAAGACGGCGCTGGAAGGCTGGGGCTTCAATAATGTGGTGGTGTGGAGCCGGGGGGTGGATACCGACCTGTTCTGCCCCGGCGAGCGCGACCGGCTGGACGATTCCATCCCGCCGCGCTTTGTTTACATTGGCCGGGTGGCGGTGGAAAAAAACATCGAGGCGTTTTTGCAGCTGGACTTGCCCGGCAGCAAATGGGTGGTGGGCGACGGCCCGCTGATGGAGTCGCTCAAGCGCCGCTACCCGAATGTGTGGTTTGCCGGGGTGTATCCGCAAGCCGAACTGGCGCGGTTTTACCGGGCAGCCGATGTGTTTGTGTTTCCCAGCCTGACCGATACCTTTGGTCTGGTGCTGCTGGAAGCCATGGCCTGCGGCACGCCGGTGGCAGCGTTTCCGGTGGCCGGGCCGCTGGATGTGGTGGCCAGCAGCGGCGCGGGTGTGCTCAGCGAGGACTTGCGTCAGGCGTGTCTGGACGCCATGAGCCTGGACCGCCAGAAGGTGCGCCAGTACGCCGAGGGCTTCAGCTGGGCGGCGGCCACCCGCCAGTTTGAAGCGCATCTGTGCCCGAATGCCAGTCAGGCGCTGGGGCAACTGAGCGCGGCGTAA
- a CDS encoding UDP-2,3-diacylglucosamine diphosphatase codes for MKPETDLPSFSLSLPIARHYRAIWLSDIHLGTAGCQAEYLLDFLRHTDSDILYLVGDIVDGWQLKKSWYWKQAHNDVVQKILRKVRKGTQVVFIPGNHDEAGRQFAGLDFGGIAIRQEAVHTLVDGRRLLVLHGDEFDGVIQYAKWLAYLGDSLYTGILHLNRWFNRLRGHFGLPYWSLSQYLKHKVKNAVNFISDFERVLADEARRRGFDGVVCGHIHKAEIRQIDGVLYCNDGDWVESLTALVETLDGQLDIVHWPRILGKPEPAQPDPDPEEASSCAS; via the coding sequence GTGAAACCTGAAACCGACCTCCCCTCTTTCAGCTTGTCGCTGCCGATTGCCCGCCATTACCGGGCCATCTGGCTGTCTGACATCCACCTGGGCACTGCAGGCTGCCAGGCCGAGTATTTGCTGGATTTCTTGCGCCACACCGACAGCGACATCCTCTATCTGGTTGGGGATATCGTCGATGGCTGGCAGCTGAAAAAATCCTGGTACTGGAAGCAGGCGCACAACGATGTGGTGCAAAAAATCCTGCGCAAGGTGCGCAAGGGCACCCAGGTGGTGTTCATCCCTGGCAACCACGATGAAGCAGGCCGGCAGTTTGCCGGGCTGGACTTTGGCGGGATTGCCATTCGTCAGGAGGCAGTGCACACCCTGGTGGATGGCCGCCGCTTGCTGGTGCTGCACGGCGATGAATTTGACGGGGTGATCCAATACGCCAAGTGGTTGGCCTATCTGGGCGACAGCCTGTACACCGGCATCCTGCACCTGAACCGCTGGTTCAACCGTCTGCGCGGGCATTTTGGCCTGCCGTACTGGTCGCTGTCGCAGTACCTCAAGCACAAGGTGAAAAACGCGGTGAACTTCATCAGCGACTTTGAGCGGGTGCTGGCCGACGAGGCGCGGCGGCGCGGGTTTGACGGCGTGGTGTGCGGGCATATTCACAAGGCCGAGATCCGCCAGATCGACGGCGTGCTGTACTGCAACGATGGTGACTGGGTGGAAAGCCTGACCGCCCTGGTCGAAACCCTGGATGGTCAGCTGGACATCGTCCACTGGCCGCGCATTCTGGGCAAGCCGGAACCGGCCCAGCCCGATCCCGACCCCGAGGAAGCTTCTTCATGCGCATCATGA